The following are encoded together in the Peromyscus leucopus breed LL Stock chromosome 1, UCI_PerLeu_2.1, whole genome shotgun sequence genome:
- the LOC114685633 gene encoding mas-related G-protein coupled receptor member X1-like, translating to MVYVLRDTTGRLVSMDPTISSHNTESTPKNETDQPKNPNCDPILTLNLLALIIALVGLAGNAIVLWLLGFHMRRKAISVYILNLALADSFFLCFHFIDSLLRVFDFYDIYVHKLSKEILGNAAIIPYISGLSILSAISTERCLSVLWPIWYHCHRPKNMSAIMCALIWALSFLMGILEWYFSGFLSDVCHHLWKNVDFIVTAFLIFLFMLLFGSSVALVVRILCGSRRNPLTRLYVTISLTVVVFLICGLPLGLYLFLFFWLDVHLHYPFCHLYRITTVLSCVNSCANPIIYFFVGSFRQHRRHRSLRMILQRALEDTPEEDECTKSHLQKTIEMSESREW from the coding sequence ATGGTTTATGTTCTCAGGGACACTACTGGAAGACTTGTGAGCATGGATCCAACCATCTCATCCCACAACACAGAATCTACACCAAAGAATGAAACTGACCAGCCCAAGAATCCAAATTGCGATCCAATCCTGACCCTGAACTTGCTGGCCCTCATCATTGCCCTGGTTGGACTGGCAGGAAACGCCATTGTGCTCTGGCTCTTGGGATTTCACATGCGCAGGAAAGCCATCTCAGTCTATATCCTAAACTTGGCTTTGGCAgactccttcttcctctgcttccactTTATTGACTCTCTGTTACGGGTCTTTGATTTCTATGACATCTATGTCCATAAATTAAGCAAAGAAATCTTAGGCAATGCAGCAATCATTCCCTATATCTCAGGCCTGAGCATACTCAGTGCTATCAGCACAGAGCGCTGCCTGTCTGTATTGTGGCCAATCTGGTACCACTGTCACCGCCCAAAAAACATGTCAGCTATCATGTGTGCCCTAATCTGGGCCCTGTCCTTTCTGATGGGCATCCTCGAGTGGTACTTCTCAGGATTCCTGAgtgatgtttgtcatcatttgtgGAAAAATGTTGACTTTATTGTAACTGCATTTCTGATCTTTTTATTTATGCTTCTCTTTGGGTCCAGTGTGGCCCTAGTAGTCAGGATCCTCTGTGGTTCCAGGCGGAATCCACTGACCAGGCTGTATGTTACTATCTCACTCACAGTGGTGGTCTTCCTCATCTGTGGCCTGCCTCTGGGGCTTTACCTGTTCCTGTTTTTCTGGCTTGACGTTCATTTGCATTATCCCTTTTGTCATCTTTACCGAATTACTACTGTCCTGTCCTGTGTGAACAGCTGTGCCAACCCCATCATTTACTTCTTCGTTGGCTCCTTTAGGCAGCATAGGCGTCATCGGTCCCTCAGGATGATTCTTCAGAGGGCTCTGGAGGACACGCCTGAGGAGGATGAATGCACAAAAAGCCATCTTCAGAAAACCATTGagatgtcagaaagcagagaatggTGA